AATGCAAATTATGTACCAAATATTGATTCTTGCCAAGGATGAGTCGAGTCGAGTCAAGTCGTGCATCGCATACCCGGCTATACCATCCTCAGTTTCTCTTCTTCAGTTTCGGCGCCAGCTTACCACGAACCAATTCAACATCACCAAACCTGTTTTCCATCTCCAACCACTCTTCCAAAAGCGTTGCCCTTTCCTCTTTCATTTCAGGGCCACAGCTTCTGAAATAGCTAAGCCCCCTTTCAAACACATCTGAACAACAATATATCATCAAAACTCATCACACTCATACAATACTAAACATGACCTCTTGCTCGCTCAACGCATTTTCTCTTATCAGCCAAGTCAACCACCTTTATCATAGCAAATGCCTCAAACTGGGCATAACTGATCCACAACTTCAACCGTTTTGTTCGCTCCAGAAGCATCTCATAAAGCGCTTTACTTCTTTCATATTCAGCTTCAGATATTTCAAACTCGCTATATGTCTGTCATCAAATAGATATTCATATATACTCTGCCCATGATAAGTGGAGCTACAGAACAAGAGATATGTAAGGA
The genomic region above belongs to Salvia miltiorrhiza cultivar Shanhuang (shh) chromosome 5, IMPLAD_Smil_shh, whole genome shotgun sequence and contains:
- the LOC131024691 gene encoding pre-mRNA-splicing factor clf1-like — protein: MKKPTLTRHRTFDPNPVSTNKLQSSLAETERTRALFALAFDSPALDMPHLLWKTYSEFEISEAEYERSKALYEMLLERTKRLKLWISYAQFEAFAMIKVVDLADKRKCVERARDVFERGLSYFRSCGPEMKEERATLLEEWLEMENRFGDVELVRGKLAPKLKKRN